TGGCTCGAACAGGCCGTGGGGCGCCGCAACCGCCCCATGCCCCCCTTTGCCGGGATCGGCCCGCTTCCTGAGCCCGTGGACCTGACCTTCCTGTTCGGCGATCCGGTCTCCGTGAGCGGCGCCCAGGACGACCGCGCGGCGCTGGCCCTGCAGCAGGGCGTGCGCAAGCAGGTCCTTGGTCTCATTCGCCAGGGCCTTGCCGAGCGCCCCCCGAAAAGCTGACCCTTTCGACAACCGGTCCCCGGTCCTCTATACCGATGCCAGATGAGCGCCGCCCCGCGAGCGGTAAGAGACAGAGCAGCCCATGAGCGACGAACGCGACGACGAATACAACCCCCTCGACGAGTACGAGGGCTATGCATCCCCCGAGGACATCCCCTCGGGCGTGAAGCTCGCGTCGACGATGCCGCTGCCGCTGGTGGCCATCATCGGGCGCGCCAATGTGGGCAAGAGCACCCTGTTCAACCGCATCGTCGGTCGGCGCAAGGCCATCGTCGAGTCCACGCCCGGCGTGACGCGCGACCGCCACTACGAGCGCTGCGAACACTACGACCGTCACTTCCTGCTGGTCGATACCGGCGGCCTGGGGCTCGACCCGCAGGGGATCGAGGCGCAGGTCTCTGTGCAGACTCAGCTCGCCATTGAAGAGGCCGACGTCATCGTCTTCCTCATTGACGGCGCCGCTGGGCTCACCGCCGCCGAGCGCGACATCTACGCCACACTTCGCAAGCGCGAGATCCCCGTGCTGGTTGCCGCCAACAAGATGGACATCAAGGGCGCGCGCAACAACGCCGCGGAGATTCACGAGCTCGGCATCGATCACTTCTACCCGATCTCGGCCGAGCACGGCCGCGAGGTGGGCGAGCTCATCGAAGCCATTGAGGAAGCCCTGCCCGACGTCGAGAAGAGTGCGCAGGACATCGATTACGAGGGCGCCACGCCCATCGCCGTCGTCGGCCGTCCCAACGTCGGCAAGAGCACGCTCATCAACCGCCTGCTGGGTGAGAACCGGCTCGTTGTCTCGGAGATCGCGGGCACAACACGCGATCCCATCGACACGAAGATCGACCTCAACGG
This region of Chrysiogenia bacterium genomic DNA includes:
- the der gene encoding ribosome biogenesis GTPase Der, encoding MSDERDDEYNPLDEYEGYASPEDIPSGVKLASTMPLPLVAIIGRANVGKSTLFNRIVGRRKAIVESTPGVTRDRHYERCEHYDRHFLLVDTGGLGLDPQGIEAQVSVQTQLAIEEADVIVFLIDGAAGLTAAERDIYATLRKREIPVLVAANKMDIKGARNNAAEIHELGIDHFYPISAEHGREVGELIEAIEEALPDVEKSAQDIDYEGATPIAVVGRPNVGKSTLINRLLGENRLVVSEIAGTTRDPIDTKIDLNGKPYVFIDTAGIRRKARISARVEKFSVLYSFRAIERAEIVLVVFDATEGLTEQDRRLCGLVEEAGRAMILVANKWDLQPRGKDERAKFEDRIDFLLPGLRYAPLVEISAEKGEGMKPLIKEIERVKVKFNARFTTSRLNELLQLATEQNPPPVPRGRPLKLNYVTQVKTAPPVFMLYTNNIKDFPKNYRRYLVNQFRDRLQLDCVPVHIKLKLKHGKRASMPKQKDAGPRGSAATRGRLKRR